The Saccharomonospora cyanea NA-134 genome includes a region encoding these proteins:
- a CDS encoding DEAD/DEAH box helicase family protein: protein MRRYNELFNAEIPADFSSVELSLPGLSQTAPPLRPHQKEAVARIIYQPATGLVHDVGAGKTLEIIVGMMERRRRGLVTKPTVVVPNDSIAEQFERQWLQAYPNARLLTAGSAELADDKKKGRNGRAEFVARVATGDWDAVIITKEAFQRIPLPEDAQEDFLRAELDALEVEKRSHIDSLGPSMTKRLENAMESAEQRLQSRLAEIERDVQGMTLADAGVDYLVVDEAQNYKNGMVNSAIPDLAIEGAHRSIDLDMKLAWLQKQHGSARVVLATATPWTGKFSEVYLWLRRLGHDLPRFDAWARTFVTSASYMEMTPGGTLRPKTRTRGTINEPELWRQIRLTSDVKMQADLRLGGFSGDLRPTHGTGCPQPLGEAAVDRLAAARVVEREVDRLVRETCMEASPGSWRRSQPAICSGDQHRASLASTSARRAGRWASLAGLGDRRDTSERCNESVTLLARRRCRRGRGRARRLRGAGQRSCRSW, encoded by the coding sequence TACCAGCCCGCCACCGGCCTGGTGCACGACGTCGGCGCCGGCAAGACCCTTGAAATCATCGTCGGGATGATGGAGCGCCGCCGCCGCGGGCTGGTCACCAAGCCGACGGTCGTCGTCCCCAATGACTCGATCGCCGAGCAGTTCGAACGGCAGTGGTTACAGGCCTACCCCAACGCCCGACTCCTCACCGCAGGCAGTGCCGAGTTGGCCGACGACAAGAAGAAGGGCCGCAACGGGCGCGCCGAGTTCGTCGCCCGTGTGGCCACCGGCGACTGGGACGCCGTGATCATCACCAAGGAAGCGTTCCAACGTATCCCGCTGCCCGAGGACGCCCAGGAAGACTTCCTGCGCGCCGAGCTCGACGCGCTCGAGGTCGAGAAGAGAAGCCACATCGACTCCCTCGGCCCATCGATGACCAAACGCCTGGAAAACGCGATGGAGTCAGCAGAGCAACGCCTCCAGAGTCGGCTGGCCGAGATCGAGCGGGACGTGCAGGGCATGACCCTGGCTGATGCCGGTGTGGACTACCTGGTGGTCGACGAGGCACAGAACTACAAGAACGGGATGGTCAACAGCGCCATCCCCGATCTCGCGATCGAGGGCGCACATCGCAGTATTGACCTGGACATGAAGCTGGCGTGGCTGCAGAAGCAGCACGGCAGTGCCCGGGTCGTCCTCGCCACCGCCACACCGTGGACCGGCAAGTTCTCCGAGGTCTACCTGTGGCTGCGGCGCCTGGGACACGACCTGCCCCGCTTCGATGCATGGGCCCGCACCTTCGTCACCAGCGCCTCCTACATGGAGATGACCCCCGGGGGCACGCTCAGACCGAAGACACGCACGCGCGGCACCATCAACGAGCCCGAACTGTGGCGGCAGATCCGGCTGACCAGCGACGTGAAGATGCAAGCCGATCTGCGGCTGGGTGGGTTTTCGGGCGATCTTCGGCCGACGCATGGGACGGGCTGTCCGCAGCCGCTGGGTGAGGCTGCGGTCGATCGTCTGGCGGCGGCGCGGGTCGTAGAGCGAGAGGTAGATCGCCTCGTGCGAGAGACCTGCATGGAGGCGTCGCCGGGAAGTTGGCGTCGCAGCCAGCCCGCGATCTGCTCGGGCGACCAGCACAGGGCCAGCTTGGCCTCCACCAGTGCGCGCAGGGCGGGCCGTTGGGCGAGCTTGGCCGGCTTGGGGGACCGCCGGGATACGAGCGAAAGGTGCAATGAGTCCGTAACACTGCTGGCCAGGCGTCGTTGTCGGCGAGGGCGCGGTAGAGCGAGGCGACTGAGGGGTGCTGGCCAGCGTTCTTGCCGGTCTTGGTGA
- a CDS encoding DinB family protein: protein MQRQVVHEQWEQDRAAFHELVTAATVEDLRRPSRGTRWTNQQLLFHLLFGYQVVRALLVLVRAFGRLPDPISRIFAWSLNSATGLFHILNYWGSCGGGLLTPRLMDAWFDHIIAALHRSLDRASDAELARGMHFPTRWDPFFRDHMTLADVYRYPAKHFAFHRAQLTLGSAGI, encoded by the coding sequence ATGCAGCGCCAGGTCGTGCACGAGCAGTGGGAGCAAGATCGCGCCGCCTTCCACGAGCTGGTCACGGCCGCGACAGTTGAGGACCTGCGCCGACCGTCACGTGGCACCCGGTGGACCAACCAGCAGCTGTTGTTCCATCTACTGTTCGGTTATCAGGTGGTGCGTGCTCTCCTCGTGCTCGTGCGCGCCTTCGGGCGCCTGCCCGACCCGATCAGCCGCATATTCGCCTGGTCGCTGAACTCGGCCACCGGGCTGTTCCACATCCTCAACTACTGGGGGTCTTGCGGTGGCGGTCTGCTCACCCCGCGTCTCATGGACGCATGGTTCGACCACATCATCGCCGCGTTACACCGCAGCCTCGACCGGGCGAGTGACGCGGAGCTAGCGCGCGGGATGCACTTTCCGACTCGGTGGGACCCGTTTTTCCGCGACCACATGACCCTTGCCGACGTCTACCGCTATCCAGCGAAGCATTTCGCCTTTCACCGAGCACAGCTCACCCTCGGATCTGCGGGTATTTAG
- a CDS encoding helix-turn-helix domain-containing GNAT family N-acetyltransferase, whose amino-acid sequence MPIALPQAQLLPRSQATTYADWFACLAEPVRVKLLHAVATSPQGITIGALTEILGTSQSTTSHHVRKLADIGFVHVRKDGTASVVTINEACCSGLPHAADAVMGLLGPQPCCPDNLPADVTVRALRPGDWPTVRRIYREGIATGLATFETTVPSRATLDATWLPDHRWVAEIDGTVVGWTAATRVSTQDCYSGVAETSVYVAEGHRGRGVGKALLHKQVTAADAADLWTLQTSLFTENRAGIALHHTAGYRTVGIRDRIAQLNGAWRDTILLERRSPVR is encoded by the coding sequence ATGCCGATCGCCCTGCCTCAAGCACAGCTTCTGCCCAGAAGCCAGGCCACCACCTACGCCGACTGGTTCGCCTGCCTGGCCGAACCCGTGCGCGTCAAGCTCCTGCACGCCGTGGCCACCAGCCCGCAGGGCATCACCATCGGTGCACTCACCGAAATCCTGGGCACCAGTCAGTCCACGACCTCGCACCACGTCCGCAAGCTTGCCGACATCGGTTTCGTCCACGTCCGCAAGGACGGCACCGCCAGCGTCGTCACGATCAACGAAGCCTGCTGCTCCGGACTCCCGCACGCCGCCGACGCCGTCATGGGCCTACTCGGACCGCAGCCCTGCTGCCCCGACAACCTCCCCGCCGACGTCACCGTCCGCGCACTGCGACCCGGCGATTGGCCGACCGTCCGGCGCATCTACCGCGAAGGAATCGCCACCGGCCTCGCCACCTTCGAGACCACCGTGCCCAGCCGCGCGACCCTCGACGCCACCTGGCTGCCCGACCACCGCTGGGTCGCCGAGATCGACGGCACCGTCGTCGGCTGGACCGCCGCCACCCGCGTCTCAACCCAGGACTGCTACTCCGGCGTCGCCGAAACCTCCGTCTACGTCGCCGAGGGCCACCGGGGCCGCGGCGTCGGCAAAGCACTGCTGCACAAACAAGTCACCGCCGCCGACGCCGCCGACCTGTGGACGCTGCAAACCTCCCTTTTCACCGAGAACCGGGCAGGCATCGCCTTGCACCACACAGCCGGCTACCGCACAGTCGGCATCCGCGACCGCATCGCCCAGCTCAACGGAGCCTGGCGCGACACCATCCTGCTCGAACGCCGATCCCCGGTCCGCTGA
- a CDS encoding NAD(P)-binding domain-containing protein, translating to MTGSPVVVVGAGPVGLAAAAEVVERGLPALVLERGPHAGAAVAQWGHVRLFSRWGELVAPPARRLLETHGWQHPDETTYPTGREWVQQYLRPLADALGERVRFGAEVTGVARRGRDRVVDAGRESEPLTVHVHTSDGTPERITARAVIDASGTWGSPNPLGGDGLPALGEAAATDRITYLMPDLGDDAVATRYAGRHVVVAGSGHSALTALVGLAELAARHPSTRITWLLRREAVGSAFGGGEADQLPARGALGMRARAAVEAGRIEVVRGFRTEAVEHDATGALTLRSSTGQVVEAVDEVVVATGFRPDLSWLSELRLALDATLQAPVALAPLIDPNVHSCGTVYPHGAKELAHPEPNVFLAGMKSYGRAPTFLALTGYEQVRSIAAALAGDRESAERVELVLPETGVCSGAGLSELDTAVADADADAGCCGAPAEPQTVSLSAPAAR from the coding sequence ATGACCGGGTCACCGGTGGTGGTTGTGGGAGCGGGGCCGGTCGGGCTGGCCGCGGCGGCGGAGGTGGTCGAGCGCGGGTTGCCCGCGCTGGTACTGGAACGCGGCCCGCACGCGGGGGCGGCGGTGGCGCAGTGGGGACACGTGCGGTTGTTCTCCCGGTGGGGCGAGCTGGTCGCCCCACCGGCGCGGCGGCTGCTGGAGACGCACGGCTGGCAACACCCGGATGAGACGACGTATCCGACGGGGCGTGAGTGGGTGCAGCAGTATCTGCGGCCGCTGGCGGACGCACTGGGTGAGCGGGTCCGCTTCGGTGCCGAGGTCACCGGTGTCGCCCGCCGGGGCCGGGACCGGGTGGTGGATGCGGGCCGGGAGTCCGAGCCGCTGACCGTGCACGTCCACACGTCCGACGGCACGCCGGAGCGCATCACCGCGCGGGCGGTGATCGACGCCTCGGGGACGTGGGGGTCACCCAATCCGCTGGGCGGAGACGGGCTGCCCGCACTGGGTGAGGCAGCGGCCACCGACCGGATCACCTACCTGATGCCCGACCTAGGCGACGACGCGGTGGCCACGCGGTACGCGGGGCGGCACGTGGTGGTCGCCGGCAGCGGGCACTCGGCGTTGACCGCGCTGGTGGGCTTGGCCGAGCTGGCCGCGCGGCACCCGTCGACGCGGATTACGTGGTTGCTGCGCCGCGAGGCTGTCGGGTCAGCGTTCGGTGGTGGTGAGGCCGACCAGCTCCCGGCGCGGGGTGCGCTGGGGATGCGTGCGCGGGCGGCGGTCGAGGCCGGGCGCATCGAGGTCGTACGTGGTTTCCGCACCGAAGCCGTGGAACACGACGCGACGGGCGCCTTGACGCTGCGGTCCTCGACTGGGCAGGTGGTGGAGGCGGTGGACGAGGTCGTGGTGGCGACCGGGTTCCGCCCGGATCTGTCGTGGCTGTCGGAGCTGCGGTTGGCGCTGGATGCGACGTTGCAGGCGCCGGTGGCGCTGGCCCCGTTGATCGATCCGAACGTGCACTCATGCGGGACCGTCTACCCCCATGGTGCGAAGGAGTTGGCGCACCCGGAGCCGAACGTGTTCCTGGCCGGGATGAAGAGCTACGGGCGGGCGCCGACGTTTTTGGCGTTGACCGGCTACGAGCAGGTGCGCTCGATCGCGGCGGCGCTGGCCGGGGACCGGGAATCGGCCGAGCGGGTGGAGCTGGTGCTGCCCGAGACGGGGGTGTGCAGCGGAGCCGGCCTGAGCGAGCTCGACACTGCGGTCGCCGACGCCGACGCCGACGCCGGCTGCTGTGGTGCCCCTGCTGAGCCGCAGACGGTGTCGTTGTCGGCGCCGGCTGCCCGCTGA
- a CDS encoding MFS transporter: MPTSAGLRRVLVVLCATEITSWGVLYYAFPVLSGQITAATGWSATWLTAALSASQLVAALVGIPVGRWLDQHGPRSAMTAGSVLAVAAIVAVALAPNLAWFVIAWVVAGVAMGAVLYPPAFAALTRWHGPNRVRALTVLTLVAGLASTVFAPLAAVVSAQLDWRGTYLVLAAILAVITIPGHWFGLRLPWPPAPRPEPQHAHSVDPARVARSQAFVLLVVSLSVAAFATFAVVINLVPLLAERGIGTGTAAIALGLGGVGQVAGRLGYAALTRHTTVRTRTAVILAAMAATTALLGMLTTVAALIVASVLAGMARGVFTLLQATAVTDRWGATHYGRLTGLLSAPLTVTMALAPFAGAALAGLLGGYSATFLLLGALTAVAALLSLATAPTSSKTTAT, encoded by the coding sequence GTGCCGACATCCGCGGGATTGCGGCGGGTGCTGGTGGTGTTGTGTGCCACGGAGATCACCAGTTGGGGCGTGTTGTACTACGCGTTCCCGGTGCTGTCCGGGCAGATCACGGCCGCCACCGGGTGGTCGGCGACGTGGTTGACGGCGGCGTTGTCGGCCAGCCAGCTGGTTGCCGCGCTGGTCGGGATCCCGGTCGGACGGTGGCTGGACCAACACGGCCCCCGCAGTGCGATGACCGCCGGGTCGGTCTTGGCCGTGGCCGCGATCGTCGCGGTCGCCCTCGCGCCGAACCTGGCGTGGTTTGTCATCGCCTGGGTGGTGGCGGGGGTGGCGATGGGGGCGGTGCTCTACCCGCCGGCGTTCGCGGCGCTGACCCGCTGGCACGGCCCGAACAGGGTCCGGGCGCTGACCGTGCTCACCCTGGTCGCGGGATTGGCCAGCACCGTGTTCGCGCCCTTGGCGGCGGTGGTGTCGGCGCAGCTGGACTGGCGCGGCACCTACCTGGTGCTGGCCGCGATCCTGGCGGTGATTACCATCCCGGGGCACTGGTTCGGACTTCGGCTGCCGTGGCCGCCGGCGCCACGGCCGGAACCGCAGCACGCTCACAGTGTGGATCCCGCGCGCGTGGCGCGCAGCCAAGCGTTTGTGTTGTTGGTGGTGTCGCTGAGTGTGGCGGCGTTCGCGACCTTCGCGGTCGTGATCAACCTCGTGCCGCTGCTGGCTGAACGCGGCATCGGCACCGGCACCGCGGCCATCGCGCTCGGACTCGGCGGCGTTGGTCAGGTCGCCGGTCGCCTCGGCTACGCCGCCCTGACCCGCCACACCACCGTGCGGACGCGGACCGCGGTGATCCTGGCCGCGATGGCCGCCACCACCGCGCTGCTGGGGATGCTCACCACGGTGGCGGCGCTGATCGTGGCCTCGGTGCTGGCCGGGATGGCGCGTGGAGTGTTCACGCTGTTGCAGGCCACCGCGGTCACCGACCGGTGGGGAGCGACCCACTACGGGCGGCTCACAGGCCTGTTGTCGGCGCCGCTGACCGTCACCATGGCGCTGGCTCCGTTCGCCGGGGCGGCCCTGGCGGGGCTGCTCGGCGGATACTCCGCCACCTTCCTGCTCCTGGGGGCGCTCACCGCCGTGGCGGCGCTGCTGTCCCTCGCTACGGCCCCGACCTCCTCGAAAACCACAGCCACCTGA
- a CDS encoding flavin-containing monooxygenase — protein sequence MHDVIVIGGGQSGLAAARAAVERGLAPVVLEASPEPTGSWPRYYDSLTLFSPAGYSGRPDAAFPGDPERYPTRDEVAAHLRDCAARLDVEIRTNTRVTAVTTDDHGVFAVHTEAGDTLPAAGVVAASGSFDNPHRPVFPGQDGFTGEILHVADYRNPKPYTGQRIVVVGGGNSAVQVGYELAEVAEVTLATRQPLAFMPQRHDGQDLHYWLRHTGFDDLPPEWLARLVSTTLVLDTGEYRHALDTGRLDRRPMFTAFDGDSIVWADGTREAVDTVLLATGYRPHLDYLEPLGAVVEGMPQHTGGISTTHLGLVYVGLEFQRSFASNTLRGVHRDAEYVMAALAAHVRGAGRLTP from the coding sequence ATGCACGATGTCATCGTCATCGGTGGCGGCCAGTCCGGGCTCGCCGCAGCCCGCGCCGCCGTGGAGCGCGGCCTGGCCCCGGTGGTTCTGGAAGCCAGCCCGGAGCCGACCGGGTCGTGGCCGCGCTACTACGACAGCCTCACCTTGTTCTCCCCGGCCGGCTACAGCGGCCGACCCGACGCTGCCTTCCCCGGCGATCCCGAGCGCTATCCCACCCGGGACGAAGTCGCCGCCCACCTACGCGATTGTGCGGCACGTCTGGACGTGGAGATCCGCACTAACACGCGGGTCACCGCGGTCACCACCGACGACCACGGCGTGTTTGCCGTGCACACCGAGGCGGGCGACACCCTGCCCGCGGCCGGGGTGGTCGCCGCCAGCGGGTCGTTCGACAACCCGCACCGTCCCGTGTTCCCGGGCCAGGACGGCTTCACCGGCGAGATTCTGCACGTCGCCGACTACCGCAACCCCAAGCCGTACACGGGGCAGCGCATCGTCGTGGTTGGCGGCGGCAACTCGGCGGTGCAGGTGGGCTACGAGCTGGCCGAGGTCGCCGAGGTCACGCTGGCCACCCGGCAGCCTCTCGCGTTCATGCCGCAACGGCACGACGGGCAGGACCTGCACTACTGGCTGCGGCACACCGGATTCGACGACCTGCCACCGGAGTGGCTGGCGCGCCTGGTGTCCACCACGCTGGTGCTGGACACCGGCGAGTATCGTCACGCCCTCGACACCGGCCGTCTGGACCGCCGCCCGATGTTCACCGCCTTCGATGGAGACTCGATCGTCTGGGCCGACGGGACCCGGGAGGCGGTAGACACGGTGCTGTTGGCCACCGGCTACCGCCCGCACCTGGACTACCTCGAGCCACTCGGGGCCGTGGTCGAGGGGATGCCCCAGCACACCGGCGGCATCTCCACCACGCACCTCGGGCTGGTGTATGTGGGGCTGGAGTTCCAGCGCTCGTTCGCCTCCAACACCCTGCGGGGAGTGCACCGCGACGCCGAGTACGTCATGGCCGCACTGGCCGCGCACGTCCGCGGAGCCGGTCGCCTGACACCGTAG
- a CDS encoding arsenate reductase ArsC yields MSSTPEVLFVCVHNAGRSQMAAALLHHHAQGRVTVRSAGSAPAESVNPAVVEIMAELGMDLSQEFPKPLTTDAVEAADVVITMGCGDACPIFPGKRYLDWQLEDPAGKPIEQVRPIRDEIDRRVRELLAELVPAGS; encoded by the coding sequence GTGTCCTCGACCCCCGAAGTGCTGTTCGTCTGCGTGCACAACGCGGGCCGCTCCCAGATGGCCGCTGCGCTGCTGCACCACCACGCCCAGGGCCGGGTCACCGTTCGCTCCGCCGGATCCGCCCCCGCCGAAAGCGTCAACCCCGCCGTGGTGGAGATCATGGCCGAGCTCGGCATGGACCTGTCGCAGGAGTTCCCCAAACCGCTGACCACCGACGCGGTCGAGGCCGCCGACGTGGTGATCACCATGGGGTGCGGCGACGCGTGCCCGATCTTCCCCGGCAAGCGCTACCTGGACTGGCAGCTCGAGGACCCGGCCGGCAAGCCGATCGAGCAGGTGCGGCCCATCCGCGACGAGATTGACCGCCGTGTGCGAGAGCTGCTGGCCGAGCTGGTGCCCGCAGGATCCTGA
- a CDS encoding ArsR/SmtB family transcription factor encodes MQSGGVADAAVKLFGDPLRAEIVRLLAREQMCTCHLVDDTGARQSTISYHLRVLREAGFVAAEPRGRYTYYRLRPEALSMLTSGIADLTVQAHQAQAVRRPCP; translated from the coding sequence GTGCAATCAGGAGGAGTCGCCGACGCCGCGGTGAAACTCTTCGGGGATCCGCTGCGCGCGGAGATCGTGCGCCTGCTCGCACGCGAGCAGATGTGCACCTGTCACCTCGTGGACGACACCGGGGCGCGGCAGTCCACCATCAGCTACCACCTGCGTGTTCTTCGCGAAGCGGGCTTCGTCGCGGCCGAACCACGCGGCCGGTACACCTACTACCGGCTTCGCCCGGAAGCGTTGAGCATGCTCACCTCCGGTATCGCGGATCTCACCGTGCAGGCACACCAGGCCCAAGCGGTGCGCCGCCCCTGCCCCTGA
- a CDS encoding arsenic metallochaperone ArsD family protein, producing the protein MAAVEIYDPAMCCSTGMCGPSVDPAGAHLDEHGRALLVEDLRSPCTEEIAVFHAFARTVAAASNRFVVVATDHAERTVVLPWRATAPVGAEQLTLLAGGEN; encoded by the coding sequence ATGGCTGCTGTCGAGATTTACGACCCGGCGATGTGCTGTTCGACGGGGATGTGCGGGCCGTCGGTGGACCCGGCGGGAGCACACCTGGACGAGCACGGACGGGCGCTGCTCGTGGAAGACTTGCGTTCACCGTGCACCGAGGAGATCGCGGTCTTCCACGCCTTCGCCCGCACCGTGGCCGCGGCCAGTAACCGGTTCGTGGTAGTCGCCACCGACCACGCCGAACGCACCGTCGTGTTGCCCTGGCGTGCCACGGCACCGGTGGGTGCCGAGCAGCTCACGCTGTTGGCCGGCGGCGAAAACTGA
- a CDS encoding arsenic transporter — MTVAAVLIFLATLTLVIWQPRGLGIGWSALGGAVVALATTVVHFSDVPTVVGIVWNATLAFVAVIIISLILDECGFFEWSALHVARWGRGHGRLLFVLIVLLGAAIAAVFANDGAALILTPIVMQIMLALRFSPKATLGFVMATGFIADTGSLPLVVSNLVNIVSADFFGISFARYAAVMVPVGIVSVLASLAMLLLYFGRSIPKTYDTTALRHPASAISDQTTFRAGWVVLVLLLIGYFSAEPLGIPLSVVAGAAAIILIAVAARRPAFLFSQSTRQPVTATVGAGKAGTAVSHPVGDPGNTADAGDLAASTTIPDDDRPIGPRRIPVGKVIREAPWQIVLFSIGMYLVVYGLRNQGLTDQLAKLFGFFADHGVLTAALGVGITVAVLSSIMNNMPTVLIAALAIGAVGATGMTHEVMVYANVIGSDLGPKITPIGSLATLLWLHVLDRKGMHIGWGRYFRTGIVLTIPVLLITLAALAGWLTLIGT, encoded by the coding sequence ATGACGGTGGCAGCAGTCCTGATCTTCCTCGCCACGCTCACCCTGGTGATCTGGCAGCCCAGAGGCCTGGGCATCGGCTGGAGCGCGCTCGGCGGCGCGGTGGTGGCCCTGGCAACCACGGTGGTGCATTTCTCCGACGTGCCCACGGTGGTGGGCATCGTCTGGAACGCCACCCTGGCCTTCGTCGCGGTGATCATCATTTCCCTCATCCTCGACGAGTGCGGCTTCTTCGAATGGTCCGCGCTGCACGTCGCCCGCTGGGGACGCGGACACGGGCGGCTGCTGTTTGTCCTGATCGTGCTGCTCGGGGCCGCGATCGCCGCAGTCTTCGCCAACGACGGCGCCGCCTTGATCCTCACCCCCATCGTCATGCAGATCATGCTCGCGCTGCGCTTCTCCCCGAAAGCCACGCTCGGCTTCGTCATGGCCACCGGGTTCATCGCCGACACCGGCAGCCTGCCGCTGGTGGTGTCCAACCTGGTCAACATCGTCTCGGCGGACTTCTTCGGCATCAGCTTCGCCCGCTACGCCGCCGTCATGGTCCCGGTGGGAATCGTGTCCGTGCTGGCCAGCCTCGCCATGCTGCTGCTCTACTTCGGCCGTTCCATCCCGAAGACCTACGACACCACCGCGCTACGCCACCCAGCCTCGGCGATCAGCGACCAGACGACCTTCCGCGCCGGCTGGGTGGTGCTCGTCCTGCTGCTGATCGGCTACTTCAGTGCCGAACCACTCGGGATCCCGCTGTCGGTCGTGGCCGGAGCCGCCGCGATCATCCTCATCGCCGTGGCCGCACGCCGGCCCGCCTTCCTGTTCTCCCAGTCCACTCGGCAGCCGGTGACCGCGACGGTCGGCGCCGGGAAAGCCGGGACCGCGGTGAGCCATCCGGTCGGTGATCCAGGCAACACCGCCGATGCGGGCGACCTCGCGGCAAGCACGACAATTCCGGATGACGACCGTCCGATCGGGCCGCGGCGGATCCCGGTCGGCAAGGTCATCCGCGAAGCCCCGTGGCAGATCGTGCTGTTCAGCATCGGCATGTACCTCGTGGTCTACGGCCTGCGCAACCAGGGTTTGACCGACCAGCTGGCCAAACTGTTCGGGTTCTTCGCCGACCACGGCGTGCTCACCGCCGCCCTGGGCGTCGGAATCACCGTCGCCGTGCTGTCGTCGATCATGAACAACATGCCCACCGTGCTCATCGCCGCCCTGGCCATCGGCGCGGTCGGCGCCACCGGAATGACCCACGAGGTCATGGTCTACGCCAACGTCATCGGCTCCGACCTCGGACCCAAAATCACCCCCATCGGCAGCCTGGCCACCCTGCTATGGCTGCACGTGCTCGACCGCAAGGGCATGCACATCGGCTGGGGCCGCTACTTCCGCACCGGCATTGTGCTCACCATCCCCGTCCTACTCATCACGCTCGCCGCCCTGGCCGGATGGCTCACCCTCATCGGCACCTGA
- a CDS encoding Tn3 family transposase: protein MWGCQRDAGQRAGGGGADVHAGSVIASTVDTGLIRSQWEEMLRLAASLKYGHTTASLVVGKLHAASRRSAIAQALVEFGGLQRTIYALRYLADEAYRRRITHQLNKGEALHSLRRDLFFAHEGSVRRRHHEQQTEQALCLSLVVNAITIWNTAYLELALAHLANTADGSTATCSRTSPQR from the coding sequence CTGTGGGGGTGCCAGCGTGACGCAGGCCAGCGAGCAGGCGGTGGCGGCGCGGATGTCCATGCTGGATCGGTTATTGCCAGCACCGTCGACACCGGTCTAATCCGCTCCCAATGGGAGGAGATGCTGCGCCTGGCCGCGTCGCTGAAGTACGGGCACACCACCGCCTCGCTGGTGGTCGGCAAGCTGCACGCGGCCTCGCGACGCTCAGCGATCGCGCAGGCCCTGGTCGAGTTCGGCGGCCTGCAGCGCACCATCTACGCGCTGCGCTACCTCGCCGACGAGGCCTACCGGCGGCGGATCACCCACCAGCTCAACAAAGGCGAAGCGCTGCACTCGCTGCGCCGCGACCTGTTCTTCGCCCACGAAGGTTCGGTGCGGCGGCGCCACCACGAGCAACAGACCGAGCAGGCGCTGTGCCTATCACTGGTGGTCAACGCGATCACCATCTGGAACACCGCCTACCTCGAACTCGCGCTCGCCCACCTCGCCAACACCGCGGACGGATCGACCGCGACCTGCTCGCGCACATCTCCCCAGCGCTGA
- a CDS encoding ArsR/SmtB family transcription factor, protein MSKQQFPVADTGEPYVTQVMGEPLTAKQAVDLARAFKAIGDPVRLRLLSLIASHVDGEACVCDVAGSFELAGPTISHHLKVLRKADLIEGERRGTWIYYRVRPEALRLLAESLLLLAESQRSAVGVPA, encoded by the coding sequence ATGTCTAAACAACAGTTTCCGGTCGCGGATACCGGCGAGCCCTACGTGACCCAGGTGATGGGCGAGCCGTTGACCGCGAAACAGGCCGTGGATTTGGCCAGGGCGTTCAAGGCGATCGGGGATCCGGTGCGGTTGCGCCTGTTGTCGCTGATCGCCTCGCATGTCGATGGTGAGGCGTGCGTGTGTGACGTGGCCGGGTCGTTCGAGTTGGCCGGGCCAACGATCTCGCACCACCTGAAGGTGCTGCGCAAGGCGGACCTGATCGAAGGAGAGCGGCGCGGAACCTGGATCTACTACCGGGTGCGCCCGGAGGCGCTGCGGCTGCTGGCGGAGTCGCTGCTGCTGCTGGCGGAGTCGCAGCGGTCCGCTGTGGGGGTGCCAGCGTGA